A genomic stretch from Chryseobacterium sp. SNU WT5 includes:
- a CDS encoding anhydro-N-acetylmuramic acid kinase: MTFHALGLMSGTSLDGLDICHATFYKDQAGKWQFQILNAITYPYSDNWESRLRNSIHLTAEDLYELHSDYGFYLGEKVKEFIHSYALENIDLVASHGHTVFHQPQKRFTVQIGDGRAIKIINNLPTVYDFRSQDVLLEGNGAPLVPIGDELLFSEYDACLNIGGFSNISFKKDGKRIAFDISPVNIVLNHFAQKLGKNFDDNGDFARLGTVNDQLIKSLDSLKYYQQSPPKSLGMEWVSENILPQLIAESPINVLASFTEHAANQVAKTLNNYDLKKVLFTGGGSFNSYFLELIKSKTSSEIVLPGNELINFKEALIFAFMGVLRINNEINILSSATGSAYDHSSGIVL; the protein is encoded by the coding sequence ATGACTTTTCACGCTCTAGGTTTAATGTCTGGTACGAGTCTCGATGGACTTGATATCTGTCACGCAACTTTCTATAAAGATCAGGCTGGAAAATGGCAATTCCAGATTCTAAATGCAATCACTTATCCATATAGTGATAATTGGGAAAGTAGACTCAGAAACTCCATTCATTTAACTGCTGAAGATTTATATGAACTTCATTCGGATTATGGTTTTTATTTGGGTGAGAAAGTAAAAGAATTCATTCATAGTTATGCCTTAGAAAACATTGATTTAGTAGCTTCGCACGGGCATACGGTATTTCATCAGCCTCAAAAAAGATTCACCGTTCAAATTGGCGACGGCCGTGCAATTAAAATTATTAATAATTTACCTACCGTTTATGATTTTCGAAGTCAAGATGTTCTACTGGAAGGAAACGGTGCACCATTAGTACCTATTGGTGACGAACTTCTATTCTCAGAGTATGATGCGTGTTTAAATATTGGGGGATTTTCTAATATATCTTTTAAAAAAGATGGAAAGAGAATTGCTTTTGATATTTCTCCTGTAAATATTGTATTGAATCATTTTGCCCAAAAATTAGGTAAAAATTTTGATGACAATGGTGACTTTGCGAGATTGGGAACGGTTAACGATCAATTGATAAAATCATTAGATTCTCTTAAATATTATCAGCAAAGTCCACCAAAATCTTTAGGAATGGAATGGGTTTCCGAAAATATATTACCCCAGTTGATAGCGGAAAGTCCGATCAATGTTCTAGCGAGCTTTACCGAACATGCTGCAAATCAAGTTGCGAAAACCTTAAATAATTATGATCTTAAAAAGGTTCTGTTTACAGGCGGAGGCAGCTTTAATTCGTACTTTTTGGAACTTATAAAAAGTAAGACTTCATCAGAAATTGTTCTTCCTGGCAACGAATTGATCAATTTCAAAGAGGCATTGATTTTTGCCTTTATGGGGGTCTTGCGAATCAATAATGAAATTAATATATTATCCTCCGCCACCGGAAGCGCTTACGACCATTCTTCAGGAATTGTATTGTAA
- a CDS encoding TolC family protein, whose product MKKTYKSFFLLFFLGTLNSLYGQAAKQVTLEEAINMGIQNSKNLAIDKAKIQEATANYVEAKNNRLPSLKISASALALANANVNLKITTPAGSGGSTPKANSAFYGNVSASLPIFTGGRIKYGIQSADYLIIAAKLSTENDQLAIGYNIAQAYNNLFKSSQQVKVLKENLLSSQKRDLSFQKLEANGIIARNDKLKANLQTSNIELQLLDASNNYNIANINMDLMLGLPESTILEIDPNYISELTENHEVSYYVNKAFQLRTDLQSIDYQQKASELGIKVAKTENLPTIALTGGYIAAEIPNVLTITNAANIGIGVQYNIDNLWKKNSSLMRAEATNKKISATRELLNDQIKLEVNRDYQTSEFAKKKISVYEKAADQANENFRVTTNKYNNGLATITELLDADAAQIIANLNVVNAKADGALAYRKLLQSSGIMTTN is encoded by the coding sequence ATGAAGAAAACATATAAATCTTTCTTTCTTTTATTTTTTCTGGGTACGCTTAACTCCCTATATGGTCAGGCTGCAAAGCAAGTCACCTTAGAAGAAGCCATTAACATGGGAATTCAGAACTCCAAAAATTTAGCGATTGATAAAGCAAAAATTCAAGAGGCGACTGCCAATTATGTCGAAGCGAAAAATAACAGATTACCAAGTCTAAAAATTTCCGCTAGTGCTTTGGCACTTGCAAATGCGAATGTAAATTTAAAAATAACAACACCAGCGGGGTCAGGAGGAAGTACACCAAAAGCAAATTCAGCTTTTTATGGAAATGTCTCTGCCTCACTTCCTATCTTTACCGGCGGTAGAATAAAATATGGAATTCAGTCTGCTGATTATTTAATTATTGCTGCCAAATTAAGTACAGAAAATGACCAGCTTGCAATTGGTTACAACATTGCTCAGGCTTATAATAATTTATTTAAAAGTAGCCAGCAAGTAAAAGTTTTAAAGGAAAACCTTTTATCATCGCAGAAAAGAGATTTGTCCTTTCAAAAATTAGAAGCTAATGGCATCATTGCTAGAAATGATAAGTTAAAAGCGAATTTGCAGACCTCAAATATTGAATTGCAACTCCTGGATGCATCTAATAATTATAATATTGCAAATATTAATATGGATTTAATGCTGGGTTTACCTGAAAGCACTATTCTAGAAATTGATCCTAATTACATTTCGGAACTCACAGAAAATCACGAAGTTTCTTACTATGTAAACAAAGCTTTCCAGCTTCGAACAGATTTACAGTCAATTGATTATCAACAGAAAGCTTCTGAACTAGGAATAAAGGTAGCGAAAACGGAGAATTTACCCACTATTGCTTTAACGGGAGGTTATATCGCAGCGGAAATCCCAAATGTTTTAACGATCACTAATGCAGCTAATATTGGAATAGGAGTTCAGTATAATATCGATAATCTTTGGAAGAAGAACTCGAGCTTGATGCGGGCGGAGGCAACTAATAAGAAGATTTCTGCTACACGTGAATTGTTAAATGATCAAATCAAACTGGAAGTAAACAGAGATTATCAAACCTCAGAGTTTGCAAAAAAGAAAATCTCTGTTTATGAAAAAGCAGCAGATCAGGCGAATGAAAATTTTCGCGTAACTACTAATAAATACAATAATGGTTTAGCAACTATTACCGAATTATTAGATGCAGATGCTGCGCAGATTATAGCAAACCTAAATGTTGTAAATGCAAAAGCCGATGGAGCACTTGCTTACAGAAAACTGTTGCAAAGCTCTGGGATTATGACGACAAACTAA
- a CDS encoding DHA2 family efflux MFS transporter permease subunit translates to MEEDSLVEYGARRVIITITAILCALLEIVDSTIVNVALNDMKGNLGATLSEVGWVITAYAIGNVIIVPMTSWLSQQFGRRNYFAASIVIFTVFSFLCGNATNIWELVFFRLMQGIGGGALLVTSQTIITESYPLAKRSMAQAIYGLGVIIGPTLGPPLGGYIVDNFSWPYIFYINIPIGIAATLMTLQFVKSPKFADKRKARDVDWYGIFLLAAFVGSLQYILEKGHEDDWFDSPAIIYLSIVAVIGFILFLWRELSYKYPVVELRVLKNGNLRLGTIMSFVLGFGLYGSTFIVPLYTQSILGWTAFESGALMIPAAVTTAVMMPIIGKLLTRGAKQQILIALGLLIFFIYSFWGYKIISPDTGKPDFFWMLIVRGAGLGLLFIPITSLALSTLKGQEIGQGAAFSGMMRQLGGSFGIAAITTFISNQTSLHRAALVSHLDGNSLDVQQRVSGLTAAFQAKGFTPDTALASAYKLLDLSVLKQATVLSYMDVFLYLGFLFLVCIPFVLLVKEKKNKVPINLGDMH, encoded by the coding sequence ATGGAAGAAGATTCCTTAGTTGAATACGGTGCAAGACGCGTAATAATAACTATTACTGCCATTCTGTGTGCTTTGCTGGAAATTGTAGATTCTACAATTGTAAACGTTGCTTTGAATGATATGAAGGGAAACCTCGGAGCAACACTTTCAGAAGTCGGTTGGGTAATTACTGCATATGCTATTGGTAATGTAATTATTGTTCCGATGACTAGTTGGTTATCACAACAATTCGGACGGAGAAACTACTTTGCAGCCTCCATCGTTATTTTTACTGTATTTTCTTTTTTGTGTGGTAATGCAACGAATATCTGGGAACTAGTATTTTTTCGATTAATGCAAGGAATAGGTGGAGGAGCGCTATTGGTGACTTCGCAAACGATTATTACTGAATCTTATCCGCTGGCCAAAAGAAGTATGGCTCAGGCAATTTATGGTTTGGGCGTAATTATCGGTCCAACGTTAGGGCCGCCACTGGGCGGGTACATCGTCGATAATTTCAGCTGGCCTTATATTTTTTATATCAATATTCCAATTGGAATTGCAGCAACTCTAATGACCTTACAGTTTGTGAAAAGTCCAAAATTTGCAGATAAACGGAAAGCGAGAGATGTTGATTGGTATGGTATCTTTTTGCTTGCGGCATTTGTAGGCTCCTTACAATATATTCTTGAGAAAGGACATGAAGACGATTGGTTTGACAGCCCTGCTATTATTTATCTAAGTATTGTTGCAGTAATTGGCTTTATTCTGTTCCTCTGGAGAGAACTCAGTTATAAATATCCGGTCGTAGAATTACGGGTTTTAAAGAATGGAAATTTGCGCTTGGGTACAATTATGTCATTTGTCCTGGGATTTGGCTTGTACGGCTCTACTTTTATTGTCCCTCTTTATACTCAAAGTATTCTAGGGTGGACGGCCTTTGAGTCAGGAGCATTAATGATTCCTGCCGCTGTTACAACTGCAGTAATGATGCCTATCATAGGAAAGTTATTAACACGGGGTGCGAAACAGCAAATTCTTATAGCTCTAGGATTATTAATTTTCTTTATCTACAGTTTTTGGGGTTATAAAATTATTTCGCCTGACACTGGTAAACCTGATTTTTTCTGGATGTTAATTGTTAGGGGAGCGGGCTTGGGATTATTATTTATTCCAATTACCTCATTGGCTTTGAGTACGCTAAAAGGTCAAGAAATTGGTCAGGGGGCTGCATTTAGTGGGATGATGAGACAACTTGGAGGATCATTCGGAATCGCAGCGATCACAACTTTTATTTCTAATCAAACTTCATTGCACCGCGCTGCTTTAGTAAGTCATCTTGATGGAAACAGTTTAGACGTTCAACAACGAGTAAGTGGATTAACGGCGGCATTTCAGGCGAAGGGTTTTACACCGGATACTGCTTTGGCCTCCGCGTATAAACTTTTAGATCTGTCCGTATTGAAACAGGCAACAGTATTATCTTATATGGATGTTTTTCTCTATTTAGGATTTCTGTTCCTCGTTTGTATTCCTTTCGTTCTTTTAGTAAAAGAAAAGAAGAATAAGGTACCTATTAATTTAGGAGATATGCATTAA
- the lptC gene encoding LPS export ABC transporter periplasmic protein LptC — MNLFPQIILKNIASLLGCAIFFVLISCDEDLAEINKNRNSNFPSTVINNANIIQRDSGMIKLRATAPLIEKYEFIDSPYIVARKGINILFYDKKKPNLPGKISAKYAKFNDKKKFYEAKGNVKIISNENQMFAMQSVYWDQMKKVMYTKDTVYVTDKDGSTLVGANGMTAKDDFSEYTFYNNSGDINAQKIPEKGR, encoded by the coding sequence ATGAATTTGTTTCCGCAAATTATATTAAAAAATATAGCCAGCCTTTTAGGTTGTGCTATATTTTTTGTTTTAATTTCATGTGACGAAGATCTTGCAGAGATCAATAAAAATAGAAATTCCAACTTTCCGTCTACAGTAATCAATAACGCTAACATCATACAGCGCGATTCTGGAATGATCAAATTACGAGCTACTGCTCCACTTATTGAAAAGTACGAATTTATCGATTCGCCGTATATTGTTGCCCGTAAAGGGATCAATATTCTTTTTTACGATAAAAAGAAACCAAATCTTCCCGGAAAGATCAGTGCAAAATATGCAAAGTTCAACGACAAAAAGAAGTTCTACGAAGCAAAAGGAAATGTCAAAATAATCAGTAACGAAAACCAAATGTTTGCCATGCAATCCGTCTACTGGGATCAGATGAAGAAAGTAATGTATACCAAAGACACGGTTTATGTAACGGATAAAGATGGTTCTACTTTGGTTGGTGCAAATGGAATGACCGCTAAGGACGATTTTTCAGAATATACTTTCTATAATAATTCTGGTGATATCAATGCACAAAAGATTCCCGAAAAAGGAAGGTAA
- a CDS encoding TetR/AcrR family transcriptional regulator — MISKEENLLRSAEILFAEKGFAGTSTREISKEADVNISMISYYFGSKEKLYEKIFEFRMTESLNFSKDVIANEHLDEWEKLILVIDRYADRVKTLKPFYLILQREHLANRNPVIYDYLKQSKKGFLSIYSQLIDKGLTRKIFSKKPRLEFVHSTVSGTIFTALNTLPVYKEFFEGDENYEDQYFDEVKIHIQNILKHLLGYEENI, encoded by the coding sequence ATGATTTCTAAAGAAGAAAATCTTTTGAGAAGTGCCGAAATTCTTTTTGCAGAAAAAGGTTTTGCGGGAACTTCAACAAGGGAAATTTCAAAAGAAGCCGACGTCAACATATCGATGATCTCTTATTATTTCGGATCAAAAGAAAAATTATACGAGAAAATATTCGAGTTCAGAATGACCGAAAGTCTGAATTTCAGCAAAGATGTTATTGCGAATGAGCATCTGGACGAATGGGAAAAACTGATATTGGTTATTGACCGATACGCGGATCGCGTAAAAACGTTAAAACCATTTTATCTTATTCTACAACGTGAACACCTCGCTAATAGAAACCCTGTTATCTATGATTATTTAAAGCAATCAAAAAAAGGATTTCTGTCCATCTACTCCCAATTGATCGACAAAGGCTTGACACGAAAAATTTTCAGCAAAAAGCCGAGACTGGAATTCGTACACTCTACGGTTTCTGGAACAATTTTCACCGCGTTAAACACCCTTCCTGTCTATAAGGAATTCTTTGAAGGCGATGAAAATTACGAAGATCAGTATTTCGATGAAGTGAAAATTCATATTCAAAATATTTTAAAACACCTATTAGGTTATGAAGAAAACATATAA
- a CDS encoding ATP-binding protein: MNWEQIVGHQELKNLLKESIHNNRVSHAQLFVGKDGFGTLPLAIAFAKEILKKENERSSSKVDHLNHVDLHFSFPVFKVNKSGLSDQFLQEFREMILENPYANTEDWSAKLESENKQLTIYADEVDEINSKFALKSFEGGSKILIVWQADKMNTEAANKFLKFLEEPPKNTYIILTANTADLILPTILSRTQLVEVPRIQDEDLAALLEKSYEISKEQSQEVIFQSQGNYNTAQKILQSENTNLEFEEQFVMWVREAFQVKKKPEFLKNIVLWGRRIATWNKEKQMNFLEYCSEMFRLALLQNYGNQSLVYKKIESNGFKWASFAKFIHGANIEAILEEISNANYHLERNGNTKIIWTDLGIKLSRYLHKSA; this comes from the coding sequence ATGAACTGGGAACAAATTGTAGGTCATCAAGAACTAAAAAACCTTCTTAAAGAGAGTATTCATAATAATAGGGTAAGTCATGCGCAATTATTTGTGGGTAAAGATGGCTTTGGAACACTTCCACTCGCAATTGCTTTTGCAAAAGAGATTCTTAAAAAAGAGAATGAGAGATCGTCGTCAAAAGTAGATCATCTTAATCATGTTGATCTGCATTTTAGTTTTCCTGTCTTCAAGGTTAATAAAAGTGGACTAAGTGATCAATTTCTACAAGAATTTCGCGAAATGATTCTTGAAAATCCTTACGCAAACACAGAAGACTGGAGTGCAAAGTTAGAATCAGAAAATAAGCAACTCACCATTTACGCAGATGAAGTTGATGAAATTAATTCCAAATTTGCACTAAAAAGTTTCGAAGGTGGTAGTAAAATTCTGATTGTTTGGCAAGCTGATAAAATGAATACAGAAGCTGCCAACAAGTTTCTAAAATTTTTGGAAGAGCCACCAAAAAACACTTATATCATTCTAACCGCAAATACAGCAGATTTAATTCTTCCCACGATTCTTTCCAGAACGCAGTTGGTAGAAGTCCCACGTATCCAAGACGAGGATCTTGCCGCTCTTTTAGAAAAGAGTTATGAAATATCAAAGGAGCAGTCACAAGAAGTTATTTTTCAATCACAGGGAAATTATAATACTGCTCAGAAAATACTTCAATCCGAAAATACAAATCTGGAATTCGAGGAACAATTTGTAATGTGGGTTCGAGAGGCCTTTCAAGTTAAAAAGAAACCGGAATTCCTTAAAAATATCGTTCTCTGGGGCCGAAGAATTGCCACTTGGAACAAAGAAAAGCAAATGAACTTTTTGGAATATTGTAGTGAAATGTTTCGATTAGCGTTACTGCAAAATTATGGCAATCAAAGTTTGGTTTATAAAAAAATAGAATCAAACGGTTTTAAATGGGCCAGTTTTGCCAAGTTTATACACGGAGCGAATATTGAAGCTATTCTGGAAGAAATTTCAAATGCCAATTATCACTTAGAAAGAAACGGAAACACCAAAATTATATGGACAGATTTGGGTATTAAACTTTCCAGATATCTGCATAAATCTGCGTAG
- a CDS encoding HlyD family secretion protein — translation MDNITEQPELFPETKKKKSLVFPIILTAVLIIGGYFGYRMYSFGLTHEETDDAQIASNMSPVISKISGYVAEVKVTDNQFVKKGDTLIILDNRDQKMLLQQAVAALGTAKSNVQTSIASTKAASQNINSTNAAIATANAQIEAAKVNVWRTSQDLKRYTNLVKDHTITQQQYETALAAKQTADRQLQVLVDQRNQASQQTGIVNSQTEASSQQIGVANSMVKQREVDVENAKLNLSYTVILAPEDGNVSKISQQKGQFVQAGAQLFSLVRDNQKWVIANFKETQLSKMVEGQMVDIKIDAFPSEEFEGKVTSFSPATGSTFSILPPDNASGNFVKVVQRLPVRIDFTKIKPEIAKKLRAGLNVKVTVNLK, via the coding sequence ATGGATAACATAACTGAACAACCGGAACTTTTCCCTGAAACTAAAAAGAAAAAATCACTCGTATTCCCAATTATACTAACTGCAGTATTAATTATCGGAGGATATTTTGGATATCGTATGTACTCGTTTGGTTTAACTCATGAAGAAACAGATGATGCACAAATTGCTTCCAATATGAGTCCTGTAATTTCTAAAATTTCAGGATATGTTGCAGAGGTAAAAGTTACTGATAATCAATTTGTAAAAAAAGGAGATACCTTAATCATTCTTGATAATCGTGATCAAAAAATGCTTTTGCAGCAAGCGGTTGCCGCATTAGGAACTGCAAAAAGTAATGTGCAGACCTCAATTGCTTCTACCAAAGCAGCATCACAAAACATAAATTCTACCAATGCTGCTATTGCCACAGCAAACGCTCAAATTGAAGCTGCGAAAGTAAATGTCTGGAGAACCAGTCAGGATCTTAAGAGGTATACAAACCTTGTTAAAGATCATACGATTACACAACAGCAATATGAGACAGCTTTAGCAGCTAAACAAACGGCAGACCGACAGTTGCAGGTTTTGGTGGATCAAAGAAATCAAGCTTCGCAACAAACTGGTATTGTAAATTCTCAAACAGAGGCAAGCTCCCAACAGATTGGAGTGGCTAATTCAATGGTTAAGCAGCGCGAAGTTGATGTTGAAAATGCAAAATTGAATCTTTCATATACCGTAATTCTTGCCCCTGAAGATGGCAATGTATCTAAAATATCACAACAGAAAGGACAGTTTGTTCAAGCCGGCGCTCAACTGTTTAGTTTAGTTCGTGACAATCAAAAATGGGTAATTGCAAATTTTAAGGAAACTCAGCTTTCCAAAATGGTCGAGGGCCAAATGGTTGATATTAAAATTGATGCGTTTCCAAGCGAAGAATTCGAAGGTAAAGTAACTTCTTTTTCACCAGCAACTGGGTCTACTTTTTCTATTCTTCCACCAGACAATGCAAGTGGAAACTTCGTAAAAGTAGTGCAGAGACTTCCGGTTAGAATTGACTTCACAAAGATTAAACCTGAAATTGCTAAGAAACTTCGTGCAGGATTGAACGTAAAAGTAACTGTAAATCTAAAATAG